The Chroicocephalus ridibundus chromosome 2, bChrRid1.1, whole genome shotgun sequence genome includes a region encoding these proteins:
- the MALSU1 gene encoding mitochondrial assembly of ribosomal large subunit protein 1: MWRVVSAGRRLLPPLCAAAGGARRPEPPSRLAGAPRGGCAAVRGAGGGGAGALGAVTAAEQRQAAETVLPKFNIDFVVALLRQENAKDICVIQLPPEIKYCNYFIIVSGSSTRHLHAMAHYMLKMYKYYKEENDPHTQIEGKETDDWLCIDFGSIVTHFMLPETREAYELEKLWTLGSYDDQLAQMIPQSLPEDFIFGLTPNSSDHLETRT, translated from the exons atGTGGCGGGTGGTGTCGGCGGGGCGCCGGCTGTTGCCGCCTCTCTGCGCCGCGGCGGGGGGCGCCCGCCGGCCGGAGCCGCCCTCCCGTCtggccggggctccccgcgggggctgcgcggcggTGCGAggcgcgggaggcggcggagccggggcgcTGGGGGCGGTGACGGCGGCGGAGCAGCGCCAGGCGGCAG agACTGTTCTTCCAAAGTTCAACATTGATTTTGTTGTGGCTCTGCTGAGGCAGGAAAATGCTAAAGATATCTGTGTCATCCAGCTCCCTCcagaaattaaatactgtaattattttataattgtgAGCGGATCTTCAACACGACATCTCCATGCAATGGCACATTACATGCTGAAAATG TACAAGtattacaaagaagaaaatgatcCTCATACTCAGAttgaagggaaagaaacagatgaCTGGCTGTGCATTGATTTTG GTAGCATAGTGACACATTTCATGCTGCCAGAGACACGAGAGGCTTATGAATTGGAGAAGCTGTGGACTCTTGGTTCCTACGATGACCAGCTAGCACAGATGATTCCACAGTCGCTGCCAGAAGACTTTATATTTGGACTGACTCCTAACAGCAGTGATCATCTTGAGACAAGAACTTAA